Proteins from one Esox lucius isolate fEsoLuc1 chromosome 19, fEsoLuc1.pri, whole genome shotgun sequence genomic window:
- the LOC105022165 gene encoding mucin-5AC, giving the protein MRLAVLCICGTLLAFSKSPGVYANPREGIFQWGTESASCQVTLKPAGKCGGEGMDENVCPYQVIMPPLDIMMPRQLWELERTVKELQRLKETVEQLKRACMECKMSQRGTKRERLEDREREKKKEDKEMILGPGDRETEKEEKVRLGLGDKEKEKVGDETERHGDRDQNMQIETDGKKARDRERKIEQVREVVGERAKEKEINIVEERKREEEKEIEREKKSDRGGNREWEKERESKIEEMEEREAKMEKEIILEEERRRKDETEKDRRSENEKERLWVGEVQTEKESQGDKVRKKEMERENKWKEARAIEEKRVRGHREQIQEKGERPVETGKEREGKSEKVKGSKRQHPHQMKNENIRKKDIQGEREWQKKKQTPSYEHGIENQKEYQIDETGKKNEEEVDKSIKSVQRDSIGTVVTNGSSDDQNMTSPSPDSGYTQYSMPRPDSSGPDQTSTNPSPLSRTYNSTRYDPSQNDSQITSSSLKLTLSASPRTQPTKKPSWSFKPKPERKSKPDQTLIPGLRPQPRPKPKAVPKPTSYSPIKSFSFNPETTTRTGITLSSTSCLNPGVSFSSSSLKTNKINTQSSTTPGTSTSPGYRTTSSRHGASSRSVSSPTPGPKTTTRSIPRTTSPSSRTGLEWTLRPGLKLKPGGRPFPGPKPRRRPGPKPILKLRPPSPTSSSSPIAKTSPTRGSTPDTITSLGQMTISLGSFTTSFQPEIINTNPSPDSGNSITPINTPESTAIDRPKTTHSSFLTSTSSSTPTITITTSSTLSSSNIGYNSRSPSMSSGPEIKYDQHYDPNTMTTTPRIKSRPGLQPRTDLHLKPGLNGKPELKPKPGPKHISGLRPKPGLKSIPYPKPRSSSSTNINRKSTYFTSTILTTTTSPSPGITSHTLQTLKTSTIISNTPVHASDATTEITNQIYRNNSSSPGASISSRSSLTPGTSPSSRIGSYRTPRPGSKLKPGARPFHGQRPKPGSRQRPVLKPRPPKQRYSSSSIPKTMPTLGLTPDTTTNPSQKTISPGSFTTSSKPEISNRSSSPGSHDSITPINSLESTAISRPKNISSSVLTWSSTPSSTPAKTITTSISPRTNLISYSSRSPSTGFSPEIKSDQHHEPNAMNTTPRNKSRPGLQPSPDLQPKPGLKDKPKLKPKPGSKSLSGLRPKLRPPRPATINLKNMFITSPTTTTSLSHRISSHSLQTLRTSAILSNNTPVHAPDISTEITNQSYRKSSSSPGASINISPTPGTITTDRPRSKITSPSSRIGSWWTPRPGLKPKPDTRPFPGLTHGRKLKPAEKHRPLNPTSFSRPVPDTTPRPSSIPDTINSLSPKTTHPSSETKGSNHGISFTTPSSGSISGTTSGVTNSRTRKGSSSSRSITQSQTPGIKTITSHNSRTISTRISPETKYAEYHESRSTTPRLSIKPKPGINPLSDQHFPSERPKSRPTFKPVLKPTQPSPINSSSSEQKSSSRSGSTFTTITSHGPEERTNISQIWPTTTITSSSLRTTSPIIKCISCTTSPNSKTDFTTLSPLSLNAGFSPVTNDLNRRPSQNFTKSPWISKPSTKSKSGKQPMPGLKPRTSLNPKYHTSSETGPKPKISPRPIPGLEQKTGLMPVPKPWRTTTTQGPRTTSSWNTSPEIMSTIISSQELATSRKSTSTSPIPLANSNHIPTTINSDFPMPSPIPESSTPSVRELRVKTSQVSASLNEIKDTSGEPKVSQRGIPNVHPGLNKLREKNQRGSITERNRYQPQSTAKALPEVPIAPKDCSDHMLRGERKSGVYHVTPDSKNRTFTVFCDMESLGGGWTIIQLRQDGSVNFNRTWDEYRTGFGDLRNGEFWLGNDHIHLLTRHRDMILRVELEDFSGLRGYAEYKVFRVAGERLRYRLFVGGYSGTAGDALQFSKSYNHNNRFFTTPDRDHDRYPSGNCGAYYGSGWWFDACMAANLNGRYYVGKYKGVRNGIYWGTWHNISTEYYLTNDRQSFKTVRMMIRPRNYAK; this is encoded by the exons ATGAGGTTAGCTGTGCTTTGCATCTGCGGGACCCTGCTGGCCTTCTCCAAGTCTCCTGGGGTCTATGCAAACCCCCGTGAGGGAATCTTCCAGTGGGGTACAGAGTCTGCAAGCTGCCAGGTAACTCTAAAGCCTGCTGGGAAATGTGGAGGAGAGGGAATGGATGAGAATGTATGCCCCTACCAAGTTATAATGCCACCACTGGACATCATGATGCCCCGGCAGCTCTGGGAGTTGGAGAGGACAGTGAAAGAGCTACAGCGGCTAAAGGAGACTGTGGAGCAGCTGAAGAGAGCATGCATGGAGTGCAAAATGAGTCAGAGGGGGAcgaagagagagaggctggaggacagagaaagggagaagaagaaagaagacAAAGAGATGATTTTGGGacctggagacagagagacggagaaagaagagaaggtGAGATTGGGATtgggagacaaagagaaggagaaagttggggatgagacagagaggcatGGTGACAGAGaccaaaatatgcaaatagAGACAGACGGCAAGAAAgcaagagacagggagagaaaaattGAGCAAGTGAGAGAGGTAGTAGGGGAGAGGGCCAAGGAGAAGGAGATTAATATtgtagaggagagaaagagagaagaggagaaagaaattGAGAGGGAAAAGAAGAGCGATAGAGGGGGAAACAGGGAatgggagaaagaaagggagagtaAAATAGAGGAAATGGAGGAAAGGGAGGcaaagatggagaaagaaatcATTTTAGAAGAAGAAAGAAGGAGAAAAGACGAGACcgagaaagacaggagaagtgaaaatgaaaaagagagaTTATGGGTAGGAGAAGTGCAAACAGAGAAGGAGAGTCAGGGGGATAAGGTAAGGAaaaaggagatggagagggagaacaaATGGAAAGAGGCAAGAGCAATAGAGGAGAAAAGAGTTAGGGGACATAGGGAACAGATCCAGGAGAAGGGAGAACGTCCGGTGGAGACAGGGAAGGAAAGGGAAGGGAAAagtgagaaagtgaaggggagCAAGAGGCAACATCCACACCAAATGAAGAACGAAAATATAAGGAAGAAAGATATccagggagaaagagaatggcagaaaaagaaacaaacaccaAGCTATGAACATGGAATAGAAAATCAAAAAGAATATCAGATTGACGAGACAGGGAAGAAGAACGAGGAAGAGGTAGATAAATCAATCAAAAGTGTGCAGAGAGACAGCATTGGGACTGTGGTGACAAATGGGTCAAGTGATGATCAGAACATGACCTCGCCTAGCCCAGACTCTGGTTATACGCAGTACTCAATGCCTAGACCCGACTCTTCAGGACCAGACCAAACATCCACCAACCCTAGCCCATTATCTAGAACATACAACAGCACTAGATATGATCCAAGTCAGAATGATAGCCAAATAACCAGTAGCTCGTTAAAATTGACATTAAGCGCTAGCCCAAGAACTCAACCTACCAAGAAGCCCAGCTGGAGCTTTAAACCTAAACCTGAAAGAAAATCTAAACCAGACCAAACACTTATTCCTGGTCTAAGACCTCAGCCTAGACCAAAACCAAAGGCGGTTCCTAAGCCCACATCATATAGCCCAATCAAGTCCTTCAGCTTTAACCCTGAAACCACAACCAGAACTGGTATAACTTTATCCAGTACCAGCTGCCTCAACCCGGGAGTAAGCTTTTCAAGCTCCAGTTTAAAGACCAATAAGATAAATACACAAAGCAGCACCACACCAGGCACATCTACCAGCCCAGGTTACAGGACCACTAGTTCCAGACATGGGGCCAGCAGCAGGAGTGTCAGTAGCCCAACTCCAGGACCTAAAACCACCACTAGATCTATACCAAGGACAACCAGTCCAAGTTCCAGAACAGGGTTGGAGTGGACCCTCAGACCTGGCCTAAAGCTAAAACCAGGTGGTAGACCTTTTCCAGGACCAAAACCTAGACGTAGACCAGGACCAAAACCTATCCTAAAGCTAAGACCACCTAGCCCAACCAGCTCTTCCAGCCCCATCGCAAAGACCTCTCCTACACGTGGCTCAACTCCAGACACCATCACAAGCCTTGGTCAAATGACCATCAGTCTAGGGTCTTTTACAACAAGCTTCCAACCAGAGATTATTAATACAAACCCAAGTCCAGACAGCGGGAACAGCATTACACCAATCAACACTCCAGAATCCACCGCTATCGATAGACCAAAAACCACCCATTCAAGCTTCCTGACCAGCACATCTAGTTCAACTCCAACAATAACAATTACCACTAGCTCCACCCTAAGCTCAAGCAACATTGGCTATAACTCCAGATCCCCCAGTATGAGTTCCGGCCCAGAGATAAAATATGACCAACATTACGATCCCAACACAATGACTACTACACCCAGGATTAAGTCTAGACCTGGCCTTCAGCCCAGAACTGACCTACACCTCAAACCTGGCCTAAATGGAAAACCTGAACTGAAGCCCAAACCAGGCCCAAAGCATATTTCAGGCCTGAGACCTAAACCAGGATTAAAATCAATACCTTACCCAAAGCCCAGATCATCCAGCTCAACTAACATCAACAGAAAAAGCACTTACTTCACCAGCACAATTTTAACCACCACCACTAGCCCCAGCCCTGGGATCACAAGTCATACTTTACAGACACTGAAAACCAGTACCATCATCAGTAACACACCAGTCCACGCTTCCGACGCCACCACAGAGATTACTAACCAAATCTACAGGAACAACAGTTCCAGCCCTGGGGCCAGCATCAGCAGTAGAAGTAGCCTAACTCCAGGAACTAGTCCAAGCTCCAGAATTGGGTCCTACCGGACTCCCAGACCTGGTTCAAAGTTAAAGCCAGGTGCTAGGCCTTTTCATGGTCAAAGACCAAAACCTGGATCAAGACAAAGACCTGTCCTAAAGCCAAGACCACCTAAACAAAGGTATTCTTCCAGCTCCATCCCAAAGACAATGCCCACACTTGGCTTAACTCCAGACACTACCACAAACCCCAGTCAAAAGACCATCAGTCCAGGGTCTTTTACAACAAGCTCCAAACCAGAAATTAGTAATAGAAGCTCAAGTCCCGGCAGCCATGATAGCATTACACCAATCAACTCTCTAGAATCTACCGCTATCTCTAGACCTAAAAACATCAGTTCAAGTGTCCTGACCTGGTCTTCTACTCCAAGTTCAACTCCAGCAAAAACAATTACCACTAGCATCAGCCCAAGGACCAACTTAATTAGCTATAGCTCAAGGTCACCCAGTACGGGTTTTAGCCCAGAGATAAAATCTGACCAACATCATGAGCCCAACGCAATGAATACCACACCTAGGAATAAGTCTAGACCTGGCCTGCAGCCCTCACCTGATCTACAGCCCAAACCTGGCCTAAAGGATAAACCCAAACTAAAGCCTAAACCAGGCTCAAAGTCTTTGTCAGGCCTGAGGCCTAAACTGAGACCACCCAGACCAGCCACCATCAACCTAAAAAACATGTTCATAACAAGTCCAACCACCACCACTAGCCTCAGCCATAGGATCTCAAGCCACAGTCTACAGACATTGAGAACTAGTGCCATCCTTAGTAACAACACACCGGTCCATGCTCCAGACATCAGCACAGAGATTACTAACCAAAGCTACAGGAAAAGCAGTTCCAGCCCTGGGGCCAGCATTAACATTAGCCCAACCCCAGGAACTATAACCACTGATAGACCTAGGTCAAAGATCACCAGTCCAAGCTCCAGAATTGGTTCCTGGTGGACTCCTAGACCTGGCTTGAAGCCCAAACCAGACACAAGGCCTTTTCCAGGACTTACACATGGACGAAAGCTTAAACCTGCCGAAAAGCACAGACCACTCAATCCAACAAGTTTCTCCAGACCTGTCCCAGACACAACTCCCAGACCTAGCTCAATTCCAGACACCATCAATAGCCTCAGCCCAAAGACCACCCATCCGAGTTCTGAGACTAAAGGCTCCAACCATGGTATCAGCTTTACAACCCCCAGTTCAGGCAGCATAAGTGGAACTACATCCGGGGTCACCAATTCAAGAACTCGGAAAGGCTCTTCCAGCTCACGCAGTATTACACAAAGCCAAACCCCTGGAATCAAAACCATCACTAGCCACAACTCAAGGACCATTAGTACCAGAATTAGTCCTGAGACGAAATATGCCGAATATCATGAATCCAGATCAACCACACCCAGACTTAGTATTAAGCCCAAACCTGGAATAAATCCCTTATCAGACCAACACTTTCCAAGTGAAAGACCTAAATCAAGACCAACATTTAAACCTGTCCTAAAACCTACACAACCCAGCCCAATTAATTCCTCAAGCTCAGAACAAAAGAGCTCATCAAGAAGTGGTTCAACATTCACCACCATCACAAGCCATGGCCCTGAGGAGAGAACAAACATTAGTCAAATCTGGCCAACTACAACCATCACTAGCTCTAGCCTAAGGACTACTAGTCCAATTATCAAATGTATCTCCTGCACCACTAGCCCCAACTCAAAAACTGACTTTACTACACTCAGCCCACTGAGCCTCAATGCTGGTTTCAGCCCAGTGACAAATGACTTAAATCGCAGACCCAGTCAAAACTTCACCAAGTCCCCATGGATCTCCAAACCCAGCACCAAATCAAAATCTGGGAAACAGCCCATGCCAGGCCTAAAGCCCAGAACCAGCCTAAACCCTAAATACCATACTAGCTCTGAAACTGGACCTAAGCCCAAAATAAGCCCAAGGCCTATTCCAGGCCTAGAACAAAAGACTGGCCTGATGCCTGTTCCAAAACCCTGGCGCACAACCACCACCCAAGGTCCAAGGACCACTTCTAGCTGGAATACAAGCCCTGAGATAATGTCTACAATTATCTCCAGTCAAGAATTAGCTACTAGCCGCAAAAGTACCTCTACTAGTCCTATTCCATTGGCCAACTCTAACCATATCCCTACTACCATCAACTCTGACTTCCCTATGCCAAGCCCGATACCAGAGTCTTCAACCCCCAGTGTGAGAGAACTGCGTGTGAAGACTAGCCAGGTATCTGCTAGTCTGAATGAAATAAAGGACACAAGTGGAGAGCCAAAGGTTTCCCAAAGAGGGATTCCAAACGTCCATCCTGGATTAAATAAACTCAGAGAGAAGAATCAGAGAGGCAGCATAACTGAAAGGAATAGATACCAGCCTCAAAGCACAGCAAAGGCATTACCAGAAG TTCCCATTGCACCTAAAGACTGCTCTGACCATATGCTgaggggggagaggaaaagTGGGGTCTACCATGTGACCCCTGATTCAAAAAACAGAACCTTCACAGTATTCTGTGACATGGAGTCCCTTGGTGGAGGGTGGACCATCATTCAGCTCCGTCAGGACGGCAGTGTGAACTTCAACCGGACCTGGGATGAATATCGGACAGGCTTCGGTGACCTAAGGAATGGAGAATTCTGGCTTGGTAATGACCACATTCATCTTCTGACTCGACACAGAGATATGATCCTCAGGGTGGAGCTGGAGGACTTCAGCGGCTTGAGGGGGTATGCAGAGTACAAGGTTTTCCGCGTGGCTGGTGAGCGGTTACGCTACCGCCTGTTTGTGGGTGGGTACTCTGGCACGGCAGGAGATGCACTCCAATTCAGCAAAAGTTATAACcacaacaacagatttttcacaaCTCCCGACAGGGACCATGATCGCTACCCCTCTGGGAACTGTGGTGCTTATTATGGCTCAGGCTGGTGGTTTGATGCCTGCATGGCCGCCAACCTCAACGGCAGATATTATGTGGGAAAGTACAAAGGGGTGAGGAATGGAATCTACTGGGGGACATGGCATAACATATCCACAGAATACTATCTGACTAATGACAGACAATCTTTCAAGACTGTAAGGATGATGATCAGGCCAAGGAACTATGCAAAATGA